The Sphingomicrobium sp. genome has a window encoding:
- the ffh gene encoding signal recognition particle protein: protein MFDTLSDRLGSVFDRLRGRGALTETDVRAAMREVRVALLEADVALPVARDFVEQVTEKAVGQEVLRSVTPGQMVVKIVNDALVETLGSETAELNLNVTPPAVIMMVGLQGSGKTTTTAKLAKRLKDRENKRVLMASLDVARPAAQEQLAVLGRQANVDTLPIVAGQQPVDIAKRALQSARLQGYDVVMLDTAGRLHVDDQLMSEMKAVASASTPAETLLVVDALTGQDAVNVAKGFAADVNLTGVVLTRMDGDARGGAALSMRAVTGKPIKFAGVGEALDKIEAFHPDRVAGRILGMGDVVSLVERAAETIKVEDAEKLAAKMAKGKFDLDDLRAQLQQMQRMGGLGALAGMMPGLKGMKDAANKAADSKALVHMEAMLSSMTAKERAKPELINAKRKIRIAKGSGTTVQEINKLLKMHQEMSNAMKRLKKMGGLGKLAAMFGKGGLEGALGGLAPPGALPAGGLGGGAGLPGLGGGSPLNLPPGFDKFSKK, encoded by the coding sequence ATGTTCGACACGTTGAGCGATCGGCTCGGCAGCGTATTCGACCGGCTTCGCGGGCGCGGCGCGCTCACGGAGACGGACGTGCGCGCGGCGATGCGGGAAGTGCGCGTTGCGCTGCTCGAAGCCGACGTTGCGCTGCCGGTGGCTCGCGACTTCGTCGAACAGGTCACCGAAAAGGCGGTGGGCCAAGAAGTCCTCCGCTCGGTCACGCCGGGACAAATGGTCGTCAAGATCGTCAACGACGCTCTGGTCGAGACGCTCGGTTCCGAGACCGCGGAACTGAACCTCAACGTCACGCCGCCGGCCGTAATCATGATGGTCGGCCTCCAAGGCTCGGGTAAGACGACGACTACGGCGAAGCTCGCCAAGCGCCTCAAGGATCGCGAGAACAAACGCGTCCTGATGGCGTCGCTCGACGTCGCTCGCCCGGCTGCGCAGGAACAGCTGGCGGTCCTTGGGCGCCAGGCGAATGTGGACACCCTGCCGATTGTCGCCGGCCAGCAGCCGGTCGACATCGCCAAGCGCGCGCTGCAGTCGGCCAGGCTCCAAGGCTACGACGTGGTGATGCTCGACACCGCCGGCCGTCTCCACGTCGACGACCAGCTGATGAGCGAGATGAAGGCGGTCGCTTCGGCGTCTACTCCGGCCGAGACCCTGCTCGTCGTCGATGCGCTGACCGGCCAGGACGCGGTGAACGTCGCCAAGGGCTTTGCCGCCGATGTCAACCTCACCGGTGTCGTGCTCACCCGAATGGACGGCGACGCCCGCGGCGGCGCCGCGCTGTCGATGCGCGCCGTCACCGGCAAGCCGATCAAGTTCGCCGGCGTCGGCGAAGCGCTCGACAAGATCGAGGCTTTCCACCCGGATCGTGTCGCCGGCCGCATCCTCGGCATGGGCGACGTCGTCAGCCTCGTCGAGCGGGCCGCCGAGACGATCAAGGTCGAGGACGCCGAGAAGCTCGCGGCCAAGATGGCCAAGGGCAAGTTCGACCTCGACGACCTGCGCGCCCAGCTTCAGCAGATGCAGCGCATGGGCGGCCTCGGCGCGCTCGCCGGCATGATGCCGGGCCTCAAGGGCATGAAGGACGCGGCGAACAAGGCCGCGGACAGCAAGGCACTGGTCCACATGGAAGCAATGCTTTCGTCAATGACCGCGAAGGAGCGTGCGAAGCCTGAGCTGATCAACGCCAAGCGCAAGATCCGCATCGCCAAGGGTAGCGGCACGACGGTTCAGGAGATCAACAAGCTCCTGAAGATGCACCAGGAAATGTCGAACGCGATGAAGCGGCTCAAGAAGATGGGTGGCCTCGGGAAACTTGCAGCGATGTTCGGCAAGGGCGGCCTTGAAGGTGCGCTCGGTGGCCTTGCTCCTCCCGGCGCGCTGCCGGCCGGCGGCCTCGGCGGCGGGGCAGGTCTCCCCGGCCTCGGCGGAGGCAGCCCGTTGAACCTCCCACCCGGCTTCGACAAATTTTCAAAGAAATAA
- the rpsP gene encoding 30S ribosomal protein S16: protein MAVSIRLARGGAKKRPYYRIVVADSRNSRDGRFIEKVGTYNPLLAKDSPERVKLDADRIKHWLSVGAQPSDRVLRFLDAAGIKERAARNNPNKAKPGEKATERAEARATKEAEAAEAAAEAAATPQEEAAAPQDEAEAVTAEATETATDAPAEEAATEESPAEAPEEQGASTNEPAEGGDETAPATEGSPEAATADAPAVESTTEPAEGAAEKAE from the coding sequence ATGGCAGTTTCAATTCGTCTCGCCCGCGGCGGCGCCAAAAAGCGGCCCTATTACCGCATCGTCGTTGCGGACAGCCGCAATTCGCGTGACGGCCGCTTCATCGAGAAGGTCGGCACCTACAATCCGCTGCTGGCGAAGGATTCGCCGGAGCGCGTGAAGCTCGACGCCGACCGCATCAAGCATTGGCTGAGCGTCGGCGCTCAGCCGTCGGACCGCGTCCTCCGCTTCCTCGACGCCGCCGGCATCAAGGAGCGCGCCGCGCGCAACAACCCCAACAAGGCGAAGCCAGGCGAGAAGGCGACCGAGCGCGCGGAGGCCCGCGCGACGAAGGAAGCGGAAGCCGCTGAAGCCGCCGCCGAAGCTGCTGCTACCCCGCAGGAAGAGGCTGCCGCGCCGCAGGACGAGGCTGAGGCCGTGACCGCCGAAGCTACCGAAACCGCGACGGACGCGCCCGCTGAAGAAGCTGCGACCGAAGAATCGCCGGCCGAAGCTCCTGAGGAGCAGGGCGCCTCGACCAACGAGCCGGCCGAAGGCGGCGACGAAACCGCTCCGGCGACCGAGGGCTCGCCGGAAGCGGCCACTGCGGACGCTCCGGCGGTCGAAAGCACGACCGAGCCTGCCGAAGGCGCCGCCGAGAAGGCCGAGTAA
- the rimM gene encoding ribosome maturation factor RimM (Essential for efficient processing of 16S rRNA) → MAADDRGWRKVALAAVAGAHGIKGEVRLKLFAGSAESVGLHESVYVGGVERRLLSVRDSGKLAVARFEGISDRSSAEALRGSLVEVERDALPPLEEGEYYHADLIGLAAVDGEGNAVGTVAAVENYGAGDLLEIELGDGKTSLIPFRDGIADLVDGKIVLDPEFLA, encoded by the coding sequence TTGGCTGCTGACGATCGCGGCTGGCGCAAGGTCGCGCTTGCCGCGGTCGCCGGCGCTCACGGTATTAAGGGCGAGGTTCGCCTGAAGCTTTTTGCCGGCAGCGCCGAAAGCGTCGGGCTTCATGAAAGTGTCTATGTGGGAGGCGTCGAAAGGCGCCTCCTTTCCGTTCGCGACAGCGGCAAGCTTGCGGTGGCGCGGTTCGAAGGCATATCCGACCGCTCCTCCGCCGAAGCGCTGCGCGGCAGTTTGGTCGAAGTCGAGCGCGACGCGCTCCCGCCGCTTGAGGAAGGCGAATATTATCACGCCGATTTGATCGGCCTCGCGGCAGTAGACGGCGAGGGGAATGCGGTCGGCACGGTCGCGGCGGTCGAGAATTACGGCGCCGGGGACCTGCTCGAAATCGAACTGGGTGACGGCAAGACGTCATTGATCCCGTTCCGGGACGGCATTGCCGACCTGGTCGACGGCAAGATCGTCCTGGACCCGGAGTTCCTCGCCTAA
- a CDS encoding WD40 repeat domain-containing protein has protein sequence MRTSAIAAALAAASVAALAYGLRVDRPEVVTTGASVSASLERTISMGDSPGRQPRFSADSRFLAVSNAAGAVTVLRAADWRPVRRFHHRGGATAVAFGQEGRTLYTAGYDGALRVWDMAAGRPIHAIQASPTTIWSMDVSPDGSRLATAGEDATARVFRLDRLGQAPLTLRGHDRNIWEVRFSPDGKQLATGSFDYRARVWDLATGKPLRDFTKHSQAIVGLDYRPDGRMIATSGDDSTIRLWRPGDGRQLRVIKTGNHTYNVDFSPDGRWLASAGRSRSALGTLIYGFTGLGRGTAPVHIWRVADGALVAALPQPNDVFQMTYAPDGRHVVTSDDDGRVRIWRITPR, from the coding sequence TTGCGTACCAGTGCCATAGCCGCGGCGCTCGCCGCTGCCTCCGTCGCCGCCCTCGCTTACGGACTGCGCGTCGACCGGCCCGAAGTCGTCACCACCGGCGCGAGCGTCAGCGCCTCGCTCGAGCGGACGATCAGCATGGGTGATTCGCCGGGGCGGCAGCCGCGGTTCAGCGCGGATTCCCGCTTCCTCGCGGTCAGCAATGCCGCCGGCGCCGTAACCGTGTTGCGGGCCGCCGACTGGCGGCCCGTGCGCCGTTTCCACCATCGAGGCGGCGCAACCGCGGTCGCATTCGGCCAAGAGGGACGGACGCTCTACACCGCTGGCTACGACGGCGCGCTGCGTGTCTGGGACATGGCCGCAGGCCGCCCGATCCACGCCATACAGGCCTCGCCCACCACCATCTGGAGCATGGACGTGTCACCCGACGGGTCGCGGCTCGCGACCGCCGGCGAGGATGCCACGGCGCGAGTGTTCCGTCTCGACAGGCTCGGCCAGGCTCCCCTCACGCTGCGCGGCCATGATCGCAACATCTGGGAGGTGCGCTTCAGCCCGGACGGGAAACAGCTGGCGACCGGGAGCTTCGACTATCGGGCGCGGGTGTGGGACCTTGCGACCGGCAAGCCGCTGCGCGACTTCACCAAGCACAGCCAGGCGATCGTAGGGCTCGACTACCGGCCCGACGGGCGGATGATCGCCACTTCCGGCGACGATTCCACGATCCGCCTGTGGCGGCCGGGTGACGGCCGGCAGCTGCGCGTCATCAAGACGGGCAACCACACCTACAATGTGGATTTCAGCCCCGACGGCCGCTGGCTTGCGAGCGCCGGGCGGTCACGCTCGGCGCTGGGCACCTTGATCTACGGGTTCACCGGGCTCGGCCGCGGCACTGCGCCGGTGCACATCTGGCGAGTGGCGGACGGCGCGCTGGTCGCGGCGCTGCCGCAGCCGAACGATGTATTTCAGATGACCTATGCGCCGGACGGACGGCACGTCGTCACGTCCGACGACGACGGGCGCGTGCGAATCTGGCGCATCACCCCGCGTTAG
- a CDS encoding NAD(P)/FAD-dependent oxidoreductase → MDDDILDCLIIGGGPAGLTAAIYLARFHLDILVVDGGKSRASWIPCSHNHAGYPDGINGKELLRLMREQAQKYGAKIKTEQVTKLERDEDGIFTATWGSGCERARSVLLATGLTNRRPPMDEDLHDEALSQGLIRYCPICDGYEVTDKKVGVIGSGSHGVAEALFIRSYTPDITLIAPDAALQLSEEDQQKLEEAGIECVDGPAQAVAITGKCIVVDTAQGHYAFDSVYPALGSDTHTQLGDMLGAKVADDGCFVCDDHQRTTVPGLYAAGDVVHGLDQISHAMGEGGVAATTIRNDLHKLRPLMREPLRVLEEAESGT, encoded by the coding sequence ATGGACGACGACATTCTCGATTGCCTGATCATCGGCGGCGGGCCGGCTGGATTGACGGCCGCGATCTACCTCGCCCGCTTCCACCTCGACATCCTGGTGGTGGACGGCGGCAAAAGCCGCGCGAGTTGGATCCCGTGCAGCCACAATCATGCGGGCTACCCGGACGGGATCAATGGCAAGGAGCTGCTTCGCCTGATGCGCGAGCAGGCGCAGAAATACGGCGCGAAGATCAAGACCGAGCAGGTGACCAAGCTGGAGCGGGACGAGGACGGCATCTTCACCGCGACCTGGGGATCCGGCTGCGAGCGTGCCCGCAGCGTTCTGCTGGCAACCGGCCTGACCAACCGCCGCCCGCCGATGGACGAGGACTTGCATGACGAGGCCCTTTCCCAGGGGCTGATCCGCTATTGCCCGATCTGCGACGGTTATGAGGTCACAGACAAGAAGGTCGGCGTGATCGGCAGCGGCAGCCATGGCGTTGCCGAAGCTTTGTTCATCCGCAGCTACACGCCCGACATCACCCTGATTGCGCCGGATGCGGCGCTACAGCTCTCCGAGGAAGACCAGCAGAAGCTTGAAGAGGCAGGGATCGAGTGCGTCGACGGCCCCGCGCAGGCTGTCGCGATTACCGGCAAGTGCATCGTCGTCGATACTGCCCAGGGCCATTATGCCTTCGACAGCGTCTATCCGGCGCTCGGGTCGGACACGCACACCCAGCTCGGCGACATGCTTGGAGCAAAGGTGGCGGACGACGGCTGCTTCGTCTGCGACGATCACCAGCGGACGACGGTGCCGGGCCTGTATGCGGCCGGCGACGTGGTGCACGGGCTCGACCAGATCAGCCATGCAATGGGCGAAGGAGGCGTCGCCGCGACCACCATCCGCAATGACCTCCACAAGCTAAGGCCGCTGATGCGTGAGCCGCTACGCGTCCTGGAAGAAGCCGAGAGCGGCACCTGA
- the trmD gene encoding tRNA (guanosine(37)-N1)-methyltransferase TrmD, which translates to MTFRASVLTLYPDMFPGPLGTSLAGKALHESIWSLDVRNIRDFATDKHRSVDDTPAGGGAGMVLRPDVLAAAIDSVADGRPMLALTPRGAPLTQARVRDLAAGEGAVLLCGRFEGFDERIFEARQLEEVSIGDFVLSGGELGAMVVLDACVRLLPGVMGAASSGEEESFETGLLEYPHYTRPVIWEGRTIPEVLRSGDHAKIAAWRHEQAINDTRLRRPDLIERHGGASQAPPSGARRRNTKADLK; encoded by the coding sequence GTGACCTTCCGCGCGTCGGTCCTCACGCTCTACCCGGACATGTTCCCGGGGCCGCTCGGCACCAGCCTCGCCGGCAAGGCGCTTCACGAGAGCATTTGGTCGCTCGACGTCCGCAACATCCGCGATTTCGCGACCGACAAGCATCGCAGCGTCGACGACACGCCGGCGGGCGGCGGGGCAGGGATGGTGCTCCGCCCCGACGTGCTCGCGGCAGCGATCGACAGCGTCGCCGACGGTCGGCCGATGCTGGCGCTCACCCCGCGCGGTGCGCCGCTCACCCAGGCCCGGGTGCGGGACCTTGCGGCGGGCGAAGGGGCGGTCCTGCTATGCGGCCGCTTCGAGGGCTTCGACGAGCGGATCTTCGAAGCGCGCCAGCTCGAGGAAGTCTCGATCGGCGACTTCGTGCTCTCCGGCGGCGAGCTGGGCGCGATGGTCGTTCTCGATGCTTGCGTGAGGCTGCTTCCCGGGGTAATGGGCGCGGCCTCCAGCGGAGAGGAAGAGAGCTTCGAAACCGGGCTTCTCGAATATCCGCATTATACCCGACCAGTCATATGGGAAGGGCGCACGATCCCCGAAGTGCTGCGGTCGGGGGATCATGCGAAGATTGCCGCGTGGCGACACGAACAGGCGATCAACGATACACGGCTAAGGCGGCCGGACCTGATCGAGCGCCACGGGGGCGCATCGCAGGCACCGCCCTCTGGCGCGCGGCGACGAAACACGAAGGCTGATTTGAAATGA
- the rplS gene encoding 50S ribosomal protein L19: MNLIQTLEREAIDALTAEKPVPEFRPGDTLRVGVKVIEGDRTRVQAFEGVCIARSNKGVGSSFTVRKISFGEGVERVFPLYSPIIDNIEVVRRGAVRRAKLYYLRGRTGKAARIAERRDVRRDVAGGEGAAAEAQKSKTEA; encoded by the coding sequence ATGAACCTGATCCAGACCCTCGAGCGCGAGGCCATCGACGCCCTCACTGCCGAGAAGCCCGTTCCAGAATTCCGCCCCGGCGACACTTTGCGCGTCGGCGTCAAGGTCATCGAAGGCGACCGTACCCGCGTCCAGGCGTTCGAAGGCGTGTGCATCGCCCGCTCGAACAAGGGCGTCGGCTCCAGCTTCACGGTTCGCAAGATCAGCTTCGGCGAGGGCGTCGAGCGCGTTTTCCCGCTCTATTCGCCGATCATCGACAATATCGAGGTCGTGCGCCGCGGCGCCGTTCGCCGCGCAAAGCTTTACTACCTGCGCGGCCGCACCGGTAAGGCCGCGCGTATCGCCGAGCGCCGCGACGTCCGTCGCGATGTCGCCGGTGGCGAGGGCGCCGCGGCCGAGGCCCAGAAGAGCAAGACGGAAGCCTAA